In Uranotaenia lowii strain MFRU-FL chromosome 2, ASM2978415v1, whole genome shotgun sequence, one genomic interval encodes:
- the LOC129748336 gene encoding low-density lipoprotein receptor-related protein 6 has product MARGSRKISTRLTTRTPGNVAKRRHHCGPLPVFDGIAALPVLLLLLLGGFPQENNIQCSASLISSQLLYTTYIDIRLANVTIQQNTSCSVEILVKDLNEASAMDFYYERGLVCFTEHNSETIQCAQMRTGSGGSPLQAVNRTAVISNGLDKPEGLAIDWYTDKLYWTDGETNRIEVATLNGKYQKVLVWSDLDQPRAIALVPARRIMIWTDWGESPKIERASMDGDPQSRVTLVHDRIFWPNGLAVDLENELVYWVDGNLHFLDVMNLDGTNRRTLINNLDYPYSLTFVPNMLFWTDWQDGTLHYYNIANDKHEEILDSPVVPITVHAWDSRLQPISDNPCRRNNGNCSHLCLLSTSPAGYSCACPTGVKLLSRFQCAEGPQDMLFVVQRTQISRISLDSPDYTSIHLQLGKVRYAIAIDYDPVENYIYWSDEGSNAIKKVHPDGTGMMEVVNTEIQSPDGLAVDWLGRNLYWTDSGTDRIQVCRLDGSFRRVLIYENLEEPRAIALAPTIGWMFWSDWSEKDPKIERSSLDGTERVLIVQQNLGWPNGIALDIEARKIYWCDAKLDRIEVANMDGSGRNIILSDNLPHAFGLSLLGDYLYWTDWQRRSIDRANKLNGNDRTVIVEAFPDLMGLKVTKLNEIKGTNPCAVRNGGCSQLCLNRPKDYVCRCQIDYELDRDNRTCFVPSAFLLFSRHDSGSIGRISIDSHNHTDYAPFRSVIDAHYLDVDIADRRIYWASQKQKHISRAYINGSNVEKIVESGLIQPEGIAVDWLAHNIYWTDAEARRIEVARLDGSSRRILIWKGIEEPRNLILEPRRGLMYWAEWPSDSIRRAVMDGSDLKTIISGANIATGLTLDPETRRLYWACQSSPNAIESAEWDGSKRKVLVTADNDNQFAPHAVTLYKDFVYWSDWNTGEIERANKTSGENRSIVHTNLKYTNSLLAFHPLRQSGSNQCRTNNGGCSHLCLALGQRKMTCACPTHYSLNQNRVSCSPPKNYIIFSQRNSFGRFMSNTTDSPDVPLPVTGKNIRAVEYDVLTRYVYWIDGRGPIIRRAFDNGTSAKIFIDPASSPFDMVIDPIGRLLYWSCSHTNTINITTLDGEIDRIGNVDIGNSEKPRSLALHPTRRLLFWTDVGTAQAIIRAKLDGTQRRELVSKLEGITALALDVQANMLFYAHGKRIDMMTTEGREIKTLVAEHISLVSSIAALNGYVYWLDERPGMERISVHGDNRKTEIQKIPHITDIVAVWTPEGRVLRNHSCNTARPKCSHICIGSPDDAKGDDVCGCPQGLMLMKDRRSCSAQPVCGPDHFTCAVSLPSSGLDGDKNNDCIPVSWRCDGQKDCPDRSDELNCPACRADQFKCQSGECIDKHLVCDGTTQCMDGYDEAVCCRNPEDFQCPTSKVCISYHNVCDGDEHCANGEDEAPEICNELNNRRMAPSGSKITMLIVVVIAVAVVFIVVYLLQTCRSRFGAGSSEPKEDQAAAPLSPGGINKNIRVSKLTSVADAVRMSTLNSRNSTNSYDRNHITGASSSTTNGSSLIGYPLNPPPSPATTAGSARYSSNYHPYKHYKIINQPPPPTPCSTDVCDESDSNYTSKSVRSRDRLAGGGTSSSSGRGGTSTCKYAKANGSDRYDSEPYPPPPTPRSHYHSDVGGMLPESCPPSPSSRSSTYFSPLPPPPSPVPSPSRGYS; this is encoded by the exons GTTCGGCGAGTCTCATCTCCAGCCAGCTGCTGTACACCACCTACATCGACATCCGGCTGGCGAATGTCACCATCCAGCAGAACACCAGCTGTTCGGTGGAGATCCTTGTTAAGGACTTGAACGAGGCCTCGGCCATGGATTTCTACTACGAGCGGGGTCTGGTGTGCTTCACCGAGCACAACTCGGAAACGATCCAGTGTGCCCAGATGCGAACGGGGAGTGGCGGAAGTCCGCTGCAGGCCGTCAACCGAACAGCTGTGATATCGAACGGTCTCGACAAGCCGGAGGGACTGGCCATCGATTGGTACACGGATAAGTTGTACTGGACCGATGGCGAGACGAATCGGATCGAGGTCGCGACGCTCAATGGTAAGTATCAGAAGGTGCTGGTTTGGAGCGACCTGGATCAGCCACGTGCCATAGCTCTGGTTCCGGCCCGGAGGATCATGATCTGGACCGATTGGGGCGAAAGTCCGAAGATTGAACGGGCTAGTATGGATGGTGATCCGCAGTCTAGGGTTACGTTGGTCCATGACCGGATTTTTTGGCCCAATGGGTTAGCCGTTGATCTGGAGAACGAACTTGTCTACTGGGTAGATGGTAATTTGCATTTCTTGGACGTGATGAACTTGGACGGTACCAATAGGAGAACCTTGATAAATAACTTGGACTACCCGTACAGTTTGACGTTCGTACCTAATATGCTGTTCTGGACAGATTGGCAAGATGGAACCCTACACTACTATAACATTGCCAATGACAAACACGAGGAAATCCTCGACAGTCCTGTGGTTCCAATAACCGTTCATGCGTGGGACTCCCGATTGCAACCGATATCGGATAACCCTTGTAGAAGGAATAATGGCAACTGTTCCCACTTGTGTTTACTTTCGACAAGTCCGGCCGGGTACAGTTGTGCCTGTCCAACGGGCGTCAAACTGCTGAGTCGATTTCAATGTGCCGAAGGACCTCAGGATATGTTATTCGTCGTTCAACGGACTCAGATCAGCAGGATATCGCTGGATTCACCCGATTACACAAGCATCCACCTACAGCTGGGAAAGGTGAGATACGCGATCGCCATCGATTACGATCCGGTGGAGAACTACATCTATTGGTCCGACGAAGGTTCTAACGCGATCAAGAAAGTTCATCCGGATGGAACCGGAATGATGGAGGTCGTTAACACTGAAATACAGAGTCCAGATGGGCTTGCAGTCGATTGGCTGGGAAGAAATCTGTATTGGACAGATTCGGGGACAGATCGGATACAGGTCTGCCGGTTGGATGGTTCGTTCCGGAGGGTTTTAATCTATGAAAATTTAGAGGAACCTCGAGCGATCGCTCTGGCACCGACGATCGGGTGGATGTTCTGGAGCGATTGGAGCGAGAAAGATCCTAAGATTGAACGATCGTCGTTAGATGGAACGGAAAGGGTGTTGATCGTACAGCAGAATCTGGGTTGGCCCAATGGGATTGCGCTGGATATTGAAGCTAGGAAAATTTATTGGTGCGATGCTAAGCTAGATCGGATAGAAGTTGCCAACATGGATGGCTCCGGGAGGAACATTATTCTTTCGGATAACCTACCTCACGCCTTTGGGTTGAGCCTGCTGGGAGATTACCTGTATTGGACGGATTGGCAAAGAAGATCTATCGATAGGGCGAATAAACTAAATGGTAACGACCGAACAGTGATCGTTGAAGCTTTCCCTGATCTGATGGGACTGAAAGTAACAAAATTGAATGAGATCAAGGGAACTAACCCTTGCGCAGTTCGTAATGGAGGGTGTTCCCAGTTGTGTCTCAACAGGCCGAAAGACTACGTCTGCCGCTGTCAGATCGACTACGAGCTGGATCGAGACAACCGAACTTGCTTCGTTCCATCGGCTTTCCTACTCTTTTCACGGCACGATTCCGGCAGTATTGGAAGAATCTCAATCGATAGTCATAACCACACGGACTACGCGCCCTTCCGAAGTGTCATCGATGCCCACTACTTAGACGTAGATATCGCGGATCGAAGAATCTATTGGGCAAGTCAAAAACAGAAACACATTTCCCGGGCCTACATCAATGGTTCGAATGTGGAGAAGATAGTCGAATCTGGATTAATTCAACCCGAGGGGATCGCCGTCGATTGGTTAGCGCATAACATCTACTGGACCGACGCTGAAGCACGACGTATTGAAGTAGCTCGACTCGATGGAAGTAGTAGACGGATCCTGATTTGGAAAGGGATTGAGGAGCCTAGAAATTTGATTCTAGAACCGCGTCGAGGACTGATGTATTGGGCCGAATGGCCTTCGGACTCCATTCGAAGAGCTGTTATGGATGGAAGTGACTTGAAAACAATCATTTCCGGAGCTAACATAGCCACAGGACTCACTCTGGATCCGGAAACCCGTCGACTCTACTGGGCCTGTCAAAGCTCTCCCAATGCCATTGAATCTGCCGAGTGGGATGGCTCCAAGCGGAAAGTTCTGGTTACCGCGGACAACGATAACCAATTCGCTCCTCATGCGGTAACTCTCTACAAAGATTTTGTGTACTGGAGCGATTGGAACACCGGTGAAATTGAGCGAGCAAACAAAACTAGCGGAGAAAACAGGTCGATCGTTCATACCAACCTAAAATACACAAACTCTTTGCTAGCCTTCCATCCGTTGCGGCAATCCGGATCGAATCAGTGCCGAACGAACAACGGCGGATGCTCTCATCTGTGCCTAGCTCTGGGTCAACGGAAGATGACCTGTGCATGTCCGACTCACTACTCACTGAACCAGAATCGTGTATCCTGTAGTCCTCCCAAGAACTACATCATCTTCAGTCAACGAAATTCGTTCGGTAGATTCATGTCGAACACAACCGATTCGCCGGATGTTCCGTTGCCGGTTACCGGGAAGAATATCCGAGCCGTGGAGTACGACGTGCTGACGCGGTACGTCTATTGG atTGACGGGCGTGGGCCGATCATTCGGAGGGCTTTCGACAATGGAACCAgtgctaaaattttcatcgatCCGGCTTCGTCACCGTTCGATATGGTCATCGATCCGATCGGGAGGCTGCTGTATTGGAGCTGCTCCCACACCAATACCATCAATATTACCAC gcTGGACGGCGAAATCGATCGGATCGGCAACGTGGACATCGGAAACTCGGAGAAACCGCGCAGCCTGGCGCTACATCCAACCCGCCGCTTGCTATTCTGGACCGACGTCGGCACCGCCCAAGCCATCATCCGAGCAAAACTGGATGGAACCCAGCGGCGGGAACTTGTCTCCAAGCTGGAAGGTATCACCGCACTAGCCTTGGACGTCCAGGCCAACATGCTGTTCTACGCCCACGGCAAACGCATCGACATGATGACCACCGAGGGACGGGAGAT AAAAACGTTAGTGGCTGAGCATATCAGTTTGGTGTCCTCGATAGCGGCGTTAAACGGATACGTTTACTGGTTGGATGAACGTCCCGGTATGGAGAGGATATCGGTTCACGGGGACAATCGGAAGACCGAGATTCAGAAGATTCCGCACATAACGGACATCGTGGCAGTTTGGACTCCGGAGGGACGAGTTCTGAGGAACCATTCGTGTAACACGGCACGTCCGAAATGCAGTCACATTTGTATCGGATCTCCGGACGATGCCAAGGGTGATGACGTGTGCGGGTGTCCGCAGGGACTGATGTTGATGAAAGATAGAAGAAGTTGTAGCGCCCAGCCGGTCTGTGGACCGGATCATTTCACATGTGCTGTCTCGTTGCCCAGTAGTGGTTTGGATGGGGACAAAAACAACGACTGTATTCCGGTTTCTTGGCGATGCGATGGTCAGAAGGATTGTCCGGATCGTTCAGATGAACTGAATTGTCCAGCTTGTAGAGCCGATCAGTTTAAATGCCAATCTGGAGAGTGCATTGACAAGCATTTGGTATGCGATGGAACTACGCAGTGTATGGATGGATATGATGAGGCTGTTTGTTGTAGGAATCCGGAAGATTTCCAGTGTCCTACGAGTAAGGTTTGTATTTCGTATCACAATGTTTGTGATGGTGATGAACATTGTGCCAATGGCGAGGATGAAGCTCCGGAGATTTGCAACGAACTCAACAATCGAAGGATGGCTCCGAGTGGTAGCAAGATCACCATGCTGATCGTGGTCGTTATAGCTGTAGCTGTGGTATTTATCGTAGTCTACCTGTTGCAAACTTGCCGATCAAGATTTGGGGCAGGATCATCCGAACCTAAAGAAGATCAAGCAGCTGCTCCTCTGTCGCCAGGAGGCATCAACAAGAATATCCGAGTCTCGAAACTAACTTCCGTTGCCGATGCTGTCCGGATGTCCACATTGAACAGTCGAAACAGTACCAATAGCTATGATCGCAACCACATCACTGGGGCCTCTAGCTCAACCACCAATGGGAGTAGTCTCATAGGCTATCCCCTCAACCCACCACCTTCTCCAGCCACAACGGCTGGATCCGCGAGATATTCGTCCAACTACCATCCTTACAAACATTACAAGATCATCAATCAACCGCCTCCACCAACCCCATGTTCCACGGACGTTTGCGACGAAAGTGATTCGAACTACACCAGCAAAAGTGTCCGCAGTAGGGACCGCCTGGCGGGTGGCGGAACCAGCAGTAGCAGTGGACGCGGTGGCACAAGCACCTGTAAATATGCCAAAGCTAACGGTAGCGATCGGTACGATTCCGAACCGTACCCACCACCCCCGACGCCAAGATCGCACTACCATAGCGACGTCGGCGGGATGCTGCCAGAAAGTTGTCCCCCATCGCCGAGCTCTCGAAGTTCGACCTACTTCTCGCCCTTACCTCCACCGCCTTCACCGGTGCCTTCACCCTCCCGAGGATACTCATAG